A region of Lycium barbarum isolate Lr01 chromosome 3, ASM1917538v2, whole genome shotgun sequence DNA encodes the following proteins:
- the LOC132632339 gene encoding mitogen-activated protein kinase kinase 9: MALVRDRRQLNLRLPLPEPSERHPRFPLPLPPTTTSTVNSAVNTTAATTTTISISDLEKLKVLGHGNGGTVYKVRHKRTSVIYALKVVHGDSDPEIRRQILREISILRRTDSPYVIKCHGVIDMPGGDIGILMEYMNAGTLENLLKSQTAFTEECLAKIAKQVLGGLDYLHNHKIIHRDLKPANLLVNREMEVKIADFGVSKIMCRTLDPCNSYVGTCAYMSPERFDPDTYGVNYNGYAADIWSLGLTLMELYMGHFPFLPPGQRPDWATLMCAICFGEPPSLPEGATESFKDFIKCCLQKESSKRWSAHQLLQHPFMRSIDL, translated from the coding sequence atGGCTTTAGTTCGTGATCGCCGTCAACTTAATCTCCGTCTTCCTTTACCGGAACCCTCCGAACGCCATCCTCGTTTCCCCTTACCCCTCCCTCCCACCACCACCTCCACCGTTAACTCCGCCGTCAACACCACCGCCGCCACCACTACAACAATCTCAATTTCCGACCTCGAAAAACTTAAGGTTCTCGGTCACGGTAACGGTGGAACTGTCTACAAAGTCCGTCACAAACGGACTTCCGTTATCTACGCTCTCAAAGTCGTTCATGGTGATAGTGACCCGGAAATTCGACGTCAAATCCTCCGTGAAATCTCAATACTTCGACGGACGGATTCACCTTACGTCATCAAGTGCCACGGTGTCATCGATATGCCAGGTGGAGATATCGGTATACTTATGGAGTATATGAACGCTGGCACACTTGAAAATCTTCTTAAATCACAAACAGCTTTTACAGAAGAATGTTTAGCGAAAATCGCTAAGCAAGTACTTGGTGGTCTAGACTACTTGCACAACCACAAAATCATACACAGAGATTTAAAACCTGCAAATCTTCTAGTAAATCGTGAAATGGAAGTGAAAATAGCAGATTTTGGAGTGAGTAAAATCATGTGTAGGACTTTGGATCCTTGTAATTCGTATGTTGGAACTTGTGCTTATATGAGTCCAGAAAGGTTTGATCCAGATACTTATGGAGTTAATTACAATGGTTATGCAGCTGATATTTGGAGTTTAGGGTTAACTTTAATGGAACTTTACATGGGTCACTTTCCGTTTTTGCCACCGGGTCAACGACCCGACTGGGCTACACTAATGTGCGCTATATGCTTTGGTGAGCCGCCTAGTTTGCCTGAAGGAGCAACGGAAAGTTTTAAGGATTTTATCAAGTGTTGTTTGCAAAAAGAGTCTAGTAAGAGATGGAGCGCTCACCAATTGTTGCAACATCCATTTATGAGGAGTATCGATTTGTAA